A window of Methylomonas sp. 11b genomic DNA:
AGTTGAAAGCCGCTCTACCCAATACCCGCCTGCAAATGCTGTTGCGCGGCCAGAACTTGCTGGGCTATCGGCATTATTCCGACGATGTGGTGCGTAAATTCGTCGAGACTGCGGCCCGTAACGGCATGGACGTGTTTCGTATCTTTGATGCGCTGAATGACATCCGCAACCTGGAAACCGCCATCGAAGCCACCAAAGCAGCCGGCAAGCACGCCCAAGGCACGATCTGTTACACCACCAGCCCGGTGCACGACATTGCCAGTTTCATCAAGTTGGGCAAAGGTTTGGCGGACTTAGGCTGCGACTCGATTGCCATCAAGGATATGGCCGGTCTATTGACCCCGTATATTGCCGGCGAACTGGTAAAAGCCCTGAAAGACGCAATCGACCTGCCTTTGCATCTGCATTGCCATGCCACCGCCGGCTTGGCGGAAATGTGTCAGCTCAAGGCCATTGAGGCGGGCTGCGAACATGTCGATACCGCTCTATCTTCCTGGGCCGGCGGCACCAGCCATCCGCCTACCGAATCTTTGGTCACCGCCTTACGCGGCACCGACTACAACACTGGGCTGGATTTGGACAAACTGCAAGCGGTGAATCAATATTTTCTGGAAGTGCGGAAAAAATACCGCCGCTTCGAAAGCGAATTTACCGGTATCGACACCCGTGTGCATATCTTTCAGGTACCGGGCGGCATGATCTCCAATCTTGCCAATCAGCTAAAGGAACGCAACGCCTTGGACCGCATGGCCGAGGTGTACAAAGAAATCCCCGAAGTGCGCAAAGACCTGGGCTATCCGCCTTTGGTGACACCTACCTCGCAAATCGTCGGCACCCAAGCGGTATTGAACGTGTTGACCGGTAAACGCTACGAAACCATCAGCAACGAGGTGAAACGCTACCTGCACGGCGGTTATGGCAAGGCCCCGGCTCCGGTGAATCCGCAACTGCAAGCCAAAGCAGTCGGTAAAGAAGAAGTGATCGAATGCCGTCCGGCGGATTTACTCAAACCTGAGTTCGAACACCTGCGTAACGAAATCGCTCATCTAGCAATGAATGACGAAGATGTGTTGAGCTTTGCCATGTTCCCGGAAATCGGTAAACAATTTCTGGAACTACGCTCCACCGACAGCCTGGTCGCCGAACCCTTGGAATTGGACGAAACCCCGGCATCCGCGGAAGTTAAAAAGGCGCCAACCGAGTTCAATGTCGCGCTGCACGGCGAGTCCTATCACGTCAAAGTGACTGGCGCAGGCCCGAAAAACCAGAGCTTGCGGCATTTTTACTTCACAGTGGACGGCATGCCCGAAGAGATCGTCATCGAAACCCTGGACGAAATCGTCCTGGACGGCGGCGCGCAAGGCGCAGTGCAAAGCGCCATCGCCAGCAAACGCCGCCGGCCCAGCCAGCCGGGAGATGTGGTGACCAGCATGCCGTGCAATATCATTGATGTCTTGGTCAAGGAAGGCCAGAAGGTCAATGCCGGGCAATCTTTGCTGGTCACCGAAGCAATGAAAATGGAAACCGAGATCACTGCACCGGTAGCCGGCATAGTCAAGGCAATTTATGTTGCAAAAGGTGACGCGGTTAACCCTAATGAAGTGTTGGTGGAAATTAATTAGGAGAAAAGACTACAGGCGAAAGGTAAAATGGCGCGTTTGTCGTGAGGATGGCTTTTATATATTTGCGGCTGTTTGCTTTGGCAAATGAATTCGCCACTACAATTAAGTCGGCTGCCCGTCTTTTTAGATTTTCATCTTTCGCCTGATTACCTTGAATCCTAAACCAGTCACCGAAGAATCCATCCGCCACGCCGTCGAACTGTTGCGGCAAGGCCAATTGGTCGCCTTTCCGACCGAGACCGTATACGGACTGGGCGCCGATGCTTCCAACCCCGATGCGGTTGCCAAAATTTTTGCCGCGAAAGGTCGGCCGGCCGATCATCCCTTGATCGTGCATATCGCCAGCGCCGCGCAAATGCACGATTGGGCGGAAGCCGTGCCGGAGACGGCACTGCGGCTGGCCGAACACTTCTGGCCCGGCCCGCTGACGATGATCTTGAACAAAAAATCGACGGTACCATCTGCCGTTACCGGCGGCCAGGATACGGTAGGCTTGCGGGTGCCAGCCAATCCGGTTGCTTTACAACTATTACAGGCCTTCGGCGGCGGCATAGCCGCACCATCGGCCAATCGCTTCGGCCATATCAGCCCCACACAAGCCGAGCATGTCGCGGAAGAGCTGGGCGATCAAGTCGGTTGCATTCTGGACGGAGGCCCCTGCGCCGTAGGCGTGGAATCCACCATCATCGATCTTAGCGACGGCGTTCCCGCCATCCTCAGACCCGGCCGGATTACCCGTAGCCAACTCAAAGCCGTGCTGCAAACCGATGTCCGTTTGTCCCCTCAAAGCAAAATCCGCGCGCCGGGTATGATGGCGGTGCATTACGCACCCAATACAATGGCCTTGCTGTGCCCGGCCGATACCCTAATCACGATGACTGACGATTTGTGCGCACAAGGCAAACATATCGGCATCCTGGCGTTCAGTGCCGAAATCGCCGAGATTCCCTGCCTGCATTTGCTGAGATTACCGGCCGATGCCGAACTTTACGAACCGGCTTTGTACAGCTCGCTACGTGCCCTGGATAATCTGCAACTGGATACCATCTTGATCGAACAGCCGCCCGACAACGAAGCCTGGGCAGCCGTCAACGACCGCCTGAACAAAGCCACGGTTTAAAATGACCGACGAGGAATGGCTGCGCCATGCCATCCGCCTGGCGCAGCGCGCCGAAAGTCAGGGCGAAGTCCCGGTCGGCGCGGTGCTGGTGCATGACAACCGCTGCATCGCCGAAGGCTGGAATCAACCGATCCAAACCAACGACCCCACCGCGCACGCCGAAATCGTCGCCCTGCGCAAAGCCGGCCAAGCCTTAAACAACTACCGATTGATAGACACCACGCTCTATGTGACGCTGGAACCCTGCGTGATGTGCATGGGCGCCATAGCCCACGCCCGCGTCAAACGTCTGGTATTCGGCGCCTACGATCCCAAGCGCGGCGCAGTCTGCCACGCGTTGCAACTCAGCGATGCCGCGTTTTTAAATCATAGCGTGGAGTGGACGGGGGGAATTCTGGAGGTGGATTGCGCGGAGCTGCTCAGCGATTTTTTCAAAGCCAGACGCAATCAGTCGAAAGGTCGATAACACATCCGACCCGGACAATGTGTTCAATTTACCACTCTGCTATCGTTGCAAATAGCTGCCTGCCGATTGCCTGGATCCGCTTGCAGTTATTGATGCGTTAAATACTCTAATAACAACCCTCTTAAATCTGTAATTACTTGGTGAGCCGGCTTTTTAATTGGTATGTACTAGCCGAAATCACGGCGGTAAGTGTCGGAACCTCTGAATTCGACAGCGGTGTTACTTAATTCGCACCGATTCTGCATGTTTATCCTCTGGCTCTTCGACTAGGTTTTCTAAATGCCGATGAAACATAAAACGTTGTAGCGTACCGGTATACGTAACACCCGAATGGTAATCGTAAAGCTCCACTTCAGCCTCGTCCTCGGTTTGTAATTGCGCTTTTAGCTTGGCGCTTTCATGATGTTCCGCGATAGCAGCGCTGGTTAACCCCATACTCAAAAATGCAAATATGACCAGTTTTATGGTGTTGTTAACTCTTTTCATAATGATCACTCCTGTCCAGTAGCAAACGATCCAGGCTTTTTCGAGACTTTGCGAATTGACTATAGTTCCTAAATCCACTGTTGATTATTCACCCGGCCCTTAAATACCGTTCGCCTTAATGTCCTTGCCTGTCGAATGGCACACCAGCCAGGGCTTAGACGAGATCAGCCAGAACTGAATAATAGTCATAGATAGGGCCGGGTGAATAAAAGCACGCGCACCGACTCGCTTGAAATTTGATAAACGCGCTCCCACTTTGCCGACGTAGTGGCTCAGTGGAATTGAATGTCCAGCAGTGCCGCCATTTAAAATAGCTTTGATCAGTTCGCACGATTCTGGGTAGGAACCAACAAACCGGAGGCCGACATGCAACATCCCAACCATCCCCATTCGCCCGATATATTCATTAAACGCGTATTCGCCGTCGGCGCAGTGGCGGCTGTGCTGATATTGCTTTGGCATTGGCAGTCGAGGGCACCGGCGACCGAATCCAACCCGGTCAGAACCGTCGCCGCGCGCGGCGACTTGGCGGCGGACGAAAAGAGCACCATCGAATTGTTCGAAAAATCCCGCGATTCTGTGGTTTACATCAGTACCGCCGCCTTGGTGCGCAATGTCTGGACCCGCGACGTGTTCTCGGTGCCGAAGGGTACCGGCTCCGGGTTTATCTGGGATGAAGCCGGCCATGTGGTGACCAACTTTCATGTCATTGCCGGCGCCAATGAAGCCACGGTAAAACTAGCCGACGGCCGCGATTACAAGGCCGCGCTGGTCGGTGCCAGCCAGGTGCATGATATTGCGGTGTTGAAAATCGGCGTCGGCTTCAAACGGCCGCCGCCGGTACCGGTCGGCACCAGCCGCGATCTGAAGGTCGGACAGAAAGTATTCGCGATTGGCAACCCATTTGGTTTGGACTGGACTTTAACCGGCGGCATCGTCTCCGCATTGGACCGCTCGCTGGGCGGCCAGGATGGGCCGGCAGTCGAGCACTTGATCCAAACTGACGCCGCCATTAATCCGGGCAACTCCGGTGGTCCGCTGTTGGATTCCGCCGGCCGCCTGATCGGCATCAATACCGCAATCTACAGTCCCAGCGGCGCGTCGGCCGGCATCGGTTTCGCGGTGCCGGTGGATACGGTGATGCGGGTGGTGCCGGAATTGATCAAGCAAGGCAAATATATCCGCCCGGCTTTAGGTATCGAAATAGATCAACAAATGAACGAACAGTTGGCCGCCTTGACTGGCAAGACCGGTGTCGCGGTGTTGCGGGTACAGCCCGGTTCTGCGGCTGAAAAAGCCGGCTTGCAGGGTGTGAAAATTTCGGCGAGCGGCGTGATCCCTGGCGACATCATCGTCGCGATCAACGGCAAGGAAGTCGATTCGCTATCCAAACTGTTCGCCCGCCTGGACGACCAGAAGGTTGGCGATGTCGTTAAAGTCCGGGTGTTCAACAACGGTCAGACAAGGGAAGTCGAAGTAACCTTGCAACCGGGGAATTGATTTATTCCGCTGCGTGGCAGCCGATCTCGCCATTTCGGGATCGGCTGGTATGCTCGGAAACTACATTCCTCAAGCAGACCAAGCCATGCCGACCGCCAAATCACCCAGGCTGAACCCAAACAAATTGCTGCTCAGCAAATGGACCGCCGTTGCCCCGCAAAACAAGGAAAAACACTTTATCGTCAGTAAATTGCTGCTGCCGGACGACCCTGACGCGCCGCTGGAAATGATCGAATTGGAGGCGGTGTTTAGCAAACGGGTGCAAATCATGCCGTGGCGGGATTTGCGCGACTCCAGCATTTGGCGCCAGGGCTGGCTTTGAGCGATGAGCTACAACCTAGTCTGGTTCAAGCGCGATCTGCGGGTGCACGACCATGCACCGCTAATGCACTCCAGCCGCAACGGGCCGGTAGTATGCTTGTTTATCATCGAACCGAGTCTGTGGGCGGCAGCCGATGCGGCTACGCAACACTATCTATTTTTACGGGAAAGCCTGCTTGATTTGGATATTGCCTTGCGCAAATGCGGCGGCGGCTTGTGTATCGAGATAGGCGAAGCAGTGGACGTGTTGGACCGGCTTTGGCACGAAGCGCCCTTCAAGGCACTGTATTCGCACCAGGAAACCGGCAACTGGCTGAGCTTTCAGCGCGACTTGGCCGTGCAACGCTGGTGCCGGTCGCACGGCTTAAAGTGGCATGAGTTTGCGCAATTCGGTGTGGTGCGGCGCTTGCAAAATCGCGACTTGTGGAAAGCGCATTGGGAAACGCTGATGGCGGAACCCTGCCTAGATCCTCCCTCTTGTGATTGGCTAGCAGCACCTCAACTGCCGATCTTGCCCGAGCCGCAAGCTCTGGGATTAATCCAGCCCAACCCGCCGCTGCGCCAAATAGGCGGTCGCCGCCAAGGCATCGAAACCTTACGCGAATTTCTATTCGACCGTTGCGGTGCTTACCGAGGCGGCATCTCTTCGCCATTGTCGGGACCGACGGCCTGTTCGCGGCTATCGCCTTACCTGGCCTTTGGATGTTTGAGTTTGCGTGAAGTGGTGCAAGCCACCCGTCGCCAGCTCGATGTGTTACCTCGCAGCGATGTCCGTCGTGCCGGCTTGACCGCCTTCGTCAGCCGCTTGTATTGGCATTGCCATTTCATGCAAAAGCTGGAAAGCGAACCGGAACTGGAATTTACCAATCTGCATCGCGGCTATGACGGTTTGCGCGAAGCGGACTGGAACCCAGCGCATTTTCAGGCCTTAACCGCAGGCCAAACCGGTTGGCCGCTGGTCGATGCCTGCGTGGCGATGCTGGCTCAAACCGGCTGGCTGAATTTCCGGATGCGCGCCATGCTAGTGTCGGTAGCCAGTTACCCACTTTGGTTGCACTGGCAACCGGTCGGCACGTGGCTGGCACAACAATTTCTGGATTACGAACCGGGCATCCACTGGAGCCAGATGCAAATGCAAGCCGGCACCACCGGCATCAACACCACGCGGGTGTATAACCCAATCAAACAGGCCCGCGACCATGATCCGCAAGGTCACTTTGTTCGACATTGGCTGCCGGCCTTACGCCGGGCGCCTAAAGAGTGGCTGTTCGAACCGTGGCGCATGCCTGTAAAACGGCAACAACAATGCGGCGTAATCGTCGGTGCCGATATCCCCGAACCGCAGGTCGATCTTGAATGCGCCACCCGGCAGGCCAAAGCCCGTCTTTACCAAGTACGCGGCCGCGCCGAAGTCAAAGCCGCCAAGGCCGCTATCGTCGAAAAACACGGCTCACGCAAACAACCGAGCCGCCGTAAAACCAAAAATACTGTCGGCGACTGGGTACAAACCCAGTTGGAGTTTTAATGCATCAAAAAGCCCTGCTACCCGCCAAGACCTGCGTCGTCTGCGCCCGCCCCTTCGTGTGGCGTAAAAAATGGGCCAGGGATTGGGATGCGGTGAAATACTGCTCAGAGCGTTGCCGCCGGCAGCGGAGCACGCTGGCGACAGTATGACGACCTTGCGCCTGATTCTGGGCGATCAGCTAAACCCACTCCACAGCTGGTTTGCGCAAACCGATAGCAAGGTGGTGTACGCGCTGATGGAAATCCGCCAGGAAACCGATTACGTGCTGCACCACGCACAAAAAATCATCGGTATTTTCGCGGCGATGCGCGATTTTGCTGAGAGTTTGAAGGCCCAAGGCCATCAGGTGCATTATTTAAAAATCGACGATAACGCGAACAGGCAGTCGCTGACTACCAATCTGGATGACTTGATCGGGCTTTACCAGGTGCGACATTTTGAGTACCAGCTACCCGACGAATGGCGACTAGATCAGCAATTGCAGACTTATTGTCAAACGCTGGCTATCCCTAGCCAAGCTTGCGACAGCGAACATTTTTACAGTCAACGGCACGAAGCGGCAGAGCTGTTCGGCGCCAAGTTGCATTGGCTGATGGAAATGTTTTACCGGCGCATGCGACTCAAACATGGCGTGTTACTGGAAGACCATCAACGCCCGATCGGTGGACAATGGAATTTCGACCACGACAACCGTAAGACGTGGCCCGGCACGCCGGCGGTGCCTGTTGACACTCGGCCTCGTCATAACCATGCCAGGCTTTGGAGGGACATCGTTGCAGCTGGCGTGAACAGTTTTGGTGCCGCCGACGCCGATGATTTCCGCTGGCCGCTGAATCGCGCAGAAGCCTTGCCGCAACTGGATGCTTTCATCGCCAACAGCCTGCCGCAGTTCGGCGACTTTCAGGACGCGATGAGCCGGCGGAACTGGCGGCTGTTTCATTCGCTGCTGTCGTTTGCGCTGAACACCAAAATGCTCAATCCGCGGGAAGTCGTGGAGCGGGCGGAAACGGCGTATCGCCAGGGTGCAGCGCCGCTGGCAGCCACCGAAGGCTTCATCCGCCAAATTCTGGGTTGGCGCGAGTATGTGCGCGGCGTGTATTGGGCAAAGATGCCGGAGTACGCCGAGCACAATTATTTCGGTCATGACCGACCTTTGCCCTCCTGGTTCTGGACCGGCGAAACCCGAATGAATTGTCTAGCAGCGGCCATCGGCCAATCCTTGCAGTACGCCTATGCCCACCACATCCAGCGCTTGATGGTGATCGGCAATTTCGCTCTGTTGGCAGGCTTGGCGCCCGAGGCGGTGCATCGCTGGTATCTGGGGGTGCATATCGACGCCTTCGAATGGGTGGAATTGCCTAACACGCTGGGCATGAGTCAGTTCGCCGACGGCGGTGTGTTGGCGACTAAACCTTATGTGTCCAGCGCCGCGTACATCGACCGGATGAGCGATTACTGCAAGGGCTGCCACTACGACAAAAAAGCCCGTACCGGCGATCGCGCCTGCCCGTTCAATGCTCTGTATTGGCATTTCTTCATTCGTCATCGCGCTAAGCTAAACCACAATCCGCGCCTGGGTATGGTGTATCGAAATCTGGATCGGTTTGCAGTTGCTGAGCATGATGCGATAGCCCGGTGTGCGGAAACGGTTTTAGCGGATTTGGAGAGGCTTTGAAAACATCGACAGAAAAATCTCCGTCTCCCTCCGGGAGAGGGCTGGGATGAGGGGAACAAAAACCATCAATGTTCGTCCGAATTCGCTGCGTTGATCAAACCTGCTGCATACTGCGTTAATAAACTTACCGAATACGATTTATGAATTTAACAATTAAACAGGCCAATCCTCAGGGAAAGGGAGCTGTTGCTGTATTGGACAGTTTGCAGCAAGCCAAAAAGCAGCTGATCGCACCCGCCAAAAACATTCAGCAAATTACTAACGATTTATTTACCTCGTTGTTTGTTTTAAATAGCCAAATTCGTTTTAAACCGACCACGGGACAAGCGTATTGGCTGTATTTTAAGGATGGCCAATACCGCCTATCGTTGATTGCGCCGGAACAATGGGCGCCAAGCCAATCCGGCCGTTTCATAGGCACCTGCGAATTACAGTCGGATTTAACCTGGACCTTGGCGTTATCCAACGCTTGCGCCAACGATGACGCTTTTATCCAAGAGATAGCAAATCGCAGTCTGCAACTTGAACAGAAAATGCAACAGGCCGAAAAAATCGACGACGTAATGCCGGTATATCTGGAAACCCTGCCGTATTACTCCCGAGTGCTTGCGGCGGCGCTGGCTTTTTCGCTGAAGCAATCCATGCAAAAATCGGGTATTTTGGGTTTGAGTTTTCGGCAAGCGGAGACGTTACTGATAAACCGTAGCGATCAATCAGTGTAGCGAGCAGTTCTACCAAAATACTCTGCGTGAACAGAATGAAAGCCTACGTGCTAGCGTCGGCGGCGGGCTTCGGCCAACACTTGCATATGCCCAACCCTTCCCAATCAGGGCGAAAATATAGATCGCCACTGTCGCCAATAATTCAGGACGGACTCCTCCGCTCGTTGTCGGTAATCATAGTCGGCGCGCAGAATCGCGGCCGCGTGACGTCGCGCATCAGCAGCATATCCCGGAGTCGGTTCGAAGCGCCGGGGTAAAAACCGGTCTGCTCGGCAAAATCCGCCGGATTGCGAAACGTGCCGAACAGGATGTCGAATAACGGCAGGTCGGAATAATTGCCGGCGTGCAGCCCATGCTGATGGTGCACGGAATGGCTTTCCGGCCGTTGCAACAGGTAGCCCAACCAGCACGGCGTTTTGACGTTGGTGTGCTGAAACACGCTGCAAAACGTCGTCGCATATAGCACCCAGGTTGCGGCTTGCGGCGTAATGCCGATCAGCAAGGTCAACGTCAAACTGGACAACACCGTCCAGCCCAGCATGTCGAGCGGACTGAACCAGAACGCGCCGTAACTGTCCAGCCGCTCGGCGCTGTGATGCCATTGATGAAAACTACGCCACAAGCCGTTCGACGCATGCATGCCCCGATGCCACAGGTAAACGCCAAACTCGTACAGCAATAGTCCGGCCAACGCACCGTAAACATCGCCGAGGCCGGTCAGATCGAACCTCTGATGCGGCAACAGGTATTCATTCCACAGCAGCGGCAGATAAGACGATAATAACCAGTAGCAGACGAACGCGGCGATACCGCGCCAGCGCCAACCTGGCACGGTCGGTAACGGCCGCGCCGGCAGCAAGGCTTCCCAGGCCATCAACAGCGCGTACAGCGCAAACAGGGTTAGCGAAATCGGGTCCAGCAATAATTCGATAGGGGTAGGCATGGCGACACACTCGATTGATTCCAATACAGGCGATACCTTAGCCC
This region includes:
- the oadA gene encoding sodium-extruding oxaloacetate decarboxylase subunit alpha — its product is MSKVYVTDVILRDAHQSLIATRMRTEDMLPACAMLDDIGYWSLECWGGATFDACLRFLKEDPWERLSKLKAALPNTRLQMLLRGQNLLGYRHYSDDVVRKFVETAARNGMDVFRIFDALNDIRNLETAIEATKAAGKHAQGTICYTTSPVHDIASFIKLGKGLADLGCDSIAIKDMAGLLTPYIAGELVKALKDAIDLPLHLHCHATAGLAEMCQLKAIEAGCEHVDTALSSWAGGTSHPPTESLVTALRGTDYNTGLDLDKLQAVNQYFLEVRKKYRRFESEFTGIDTRVHIFQVPGGMISNLANQLKERNALDRMAEVYKEIPEVRKDLGYPPLVTPTSQIVGTQAVLNVLTGKRYETISNEVKRYLHGGYGKAPAPVNPQLQAKAVGKEEVIECRPADLLKPEFEHLRNEIAHLAMNDEDVLSFAMFPEIGKQFLELRSTDSLVAEPLELDETPASAEVKKAPTEFNVALHGESYHVKVTGAGPKNQSLRHFYFTVDGMPEEIVIETLDEIVLDGGAQGAVQSAIASKRRRPSQPGDVVTSMPCNIIDVLVKEGQKVNAGQSLLVTEAMKMETEITAPVAGIVKAIYVAKGDAVNPNEVLVEIN
- a CDS encoding L-threonylcarbamoyladenylate synthase, which translates into the protein MNPKPVTEESIRHAVELLRQGQLVAFPTETVYGLGADASNPDAVAKIFAAKGRPADHPLIVHIASAAQMHDWAEAVPETALRLAEHFWPGPLTMILNKKSTVPSAVTGGQDTVGLRVPANPVALQLLQAFGGGIAAPSANRFGHISPTQAEHVAEELGDQVGCILDGGPCAVGVESTIIDLSDGVPAILRPGRITRSQLKAVLQTDVRLSPQSKIRAPGMMAVHYAPNTMALLCPADTLITMTDDLCAQGKHIGILAFSAEIAEIPCLHLLRLPADAELYEPALYSSLRALDNLQLDTILIEQPPDNEAWAAVNDRLNKATV
- the tadA gene encoding tRNA adenosine(34) deaminase TadA is translated as MTDEEWLRHAIRLAQRAESQGEVPVGAVLVHDNRCIAEGWNQPIQTNDPTAHAEIVALRKAGQALNNYRLIDTTLYVTLEPCVMCMGAIAHARVKRLVFGAYDPKRGAVCHALQLSDAAFLNHSVEWTGGILEVDCAELLSDFFKARRNQSKGR
- a CDS encoding S1C family serine protease, giving the protein MQHPNHPHSPDIFIKRVFAVGAVAAVLILLWHWQSRAPATESNPVRTVAARGDLAADEKSTIELFEKSRDSVVYISTAALVRNVWTRDVFSVPKGTGSGFIWDEAGHVVTNFHVIAGANEATVKLADGRDYKAALVGASQVHDIAVLKIGVGFKRPPPVPVGTSRDLKVGQKVFAIGNPFGLDWTLTGGIVSALDRSLGGQDGPAVEHLIQTDAAINPGNSGGPLLDSAGRLIGINTAIYSPSGASAGIGFAVPVDTVMRVVPELIKQGKYIRPALGIEIDQQMNEQLAALTGKTGVAVLRVQPGSAAEKAGLQGVKISASGVIPGDIIVAINGKEVDSLSKLFARLDDQKVGDVVKVRVFNNGQTREVEVTLQPGN
- a CDS encoding TIGR02450 family Trp-rich protein; the protein is MPTAKSPRLNPNKLLLSKWTAVAPQNKEKHFIVSKLLLPDDPDAPLEMIELEAVFSKRVQIMPWRDLRDSSIWRQGWL
- a CDS encoding FAD-binding domain-containing protein, whose amino-acid sequence is MSYNLVWFKRDLRVHDHAPLMHSSRNGPVVCLFIIEPSLWAAADAATQHYLFLRESLLDLDIALRKCGGGLCIEIGEAVDVLDRLWHEAPFKALYSHQETGNWLSFQRDLAVQRWCRSHGLKWHEFAQFGVVRRLQNRDLWKAHWETLMAEPCLDPPSCDWLAAPQLPILPEPQALGLIQPNPPLRQIGGRRQGIETLREFLFDRCGAYRGGISSPLSGPTACSRLSPYLAFGCLSLREVVQATRRQLDVLPRSDVRRAGLTAFVSRLYWHCHFMQKLESEPELEFTNLHRGYDGLREADWNPAHFQALTAGQTGWPLVDACVAMLAQTGWLNFRMRAMLVSVASYPLWLHWQPVGTWLAQQFLDYEPGIHWSQMQMQAGTTGINTTRVYNPIKQARDHDPQGHFVRHWLPALRRAPKEWLFEPWRMPVKRQQQCGVIVGADIPEPQVDLECATRQAKARLYQVRGRAEVKAAKAAIVEKHGSRKQPSRRKTKNTVGDWVQTQLEF
- a CDS encoding DUF2256 domain-containing protein, with the translated sequence MHQKALLPAKTCVVCARPFVWRKKWARDWDAVKYCSERCRRQRSTLATV
- a CDS encoding cryptochrome/photolyase family protein, whose product is MPPAAEHAGDSMTTLRLILGDQLNPLHSWFAQTDSKVVYALMEIRQETDYVLHHAQKIIGIFAAMRDFAESLKAQGHQVHYLKIDDNANRQSLTTNLDDLIGLYQVRHFEYQLPDEWRLDQQLQTYCQTLAIPSQACDSEHFYSQRHEAAELFGAKLHWLMEMFYRRMRLKHGVLLEDHQRPIGGQWNFDHDNRKTWPGTPAVPVDTRPRHNHARLWRDIVAAGVNSFGAADADDFRWPLNRAEALPQLDAFIANSLPQFGDFQDAMSRRNWRLFHSLLSFALNTKMLNPREVVERAETAYRQGAAPLAATEGFIRQILGWREYVRGVYWAKMPEYAEHNYFGHDRPLPSWFWTGETRMNCLAAAIGQSLQYAYAHHIQRLMVIGNFALLAGLAPEAVHRWYLGVHIDAFEWVELPNTLGMSQFADGGVLATKPYVSSAAYIDRMSDYCKGCHYDKKARTGDRACPFNALYWHFFIRHRAKLNHNPRLGMVYRNLDRFAVAEHDAIARCAETVLADLERL
- a CDS encoding DUF2452 domain-containing protein; its protein translation is MNLTIKQANPQGKGAVAVLDSLQQAKKQLIAPAKNIQQITNDLFTSLFVLNSQIRFKPTTGQAYWLYFKDGQYRLSLIAPEQWAPSQSGRFIGTCELQSDLTWTLALSNACANDDAFIQEIANRSLQLEQKMQQAEKIDDVMPVYLETLPYYSRVLAAALAFSLKQSMQKSGILGLSFRQAETLLINRSDQSV
- a CDS encoding sterol desaturase family protein; this translates as MPTPIELLLDPISLTLFALYALLMAWEALLPARPLPTVPGWRWRGIAAFVCYWLLSSYLPLLWNEYLLPHQRFDLTGLGDVYGALAGLLLYEFGVYLWHRGMHASNGLWRSFHQWHHSAERLDSYGAFWFSPLDMLGWTVLSSLTLTLLIGITPQAATWVLYATTFCSVFQHTNVKTPCWLGYLLQRPESHSVHHQHGLHAGNYSDLPLFDILFGTFRNPADFAEQTGFYPGASNRLRDMLLMRDVTRPRFCAPTMITDNERRSPS